The Zobellia alginiliquefaciens genome contains a region encoding:
- a CDS encoding PorP/SprF family type IX secretion system membrane protein: MKKFLLIVLLTVTSICDLRAQQDAQYTQYMYNPMAINPAYAGSRGVFSIAGLHRSQWVGVEGAPKTQTLNFHTPVSDRVGIGLSIVNDDIGNGTSQETYFDGVFSYTVPISRDAKLAFGLKASAHILNLDFSKLSNYSDEVSGTGITNIDNKFSPNFGAGVYYYDERFYIGLSVPNFLATKHFDGDASSSSFLAKERMNFYLITGYVYNLNQRWQFKPTLLMKAVNGAPLQVDVSANFMFNNKFILGAGYRWDAALSALFGFQASDQILLGLAYDREITELGGTRFNDGSFEVVLRYEFRSRFGRRTIEPRFF; the protein is encoded by the coding sequence ATGAAAAAATTCCTCCTGATTGTACTCCTAACCGTTACATCTATCTGTGATCTTAGAGCTCAGCAAGATGCTCAGTACACACAATACATGTACAACCCAATGGCCATAAACCCGGCATATGCAGGCTCTCGTGGTGTTTTTAGTATAGCAGGATTACATCGCTCACAATGGGTTGGTGTAGAAGGTGCCCCTAAAACCCAAACCCTTAATTTTCATACACCGGTATCGGACAGAGTGGGCATTGGGCTGTCTATTGTTAATGATGATATCGGAAACGGCACAAGTCAAGAAACCTACTTTGATGGTGTTTTTTCATATACCGTTCCAATTTCAAGGGATGCAAAACTGGCCTTTGGATTAAAAGCGAGTGCACATATTCTAAACTTGGATTTCAGCAAATTATCCAATTATAGCGATGAAGTTTCCGGCACAGGTATCACCAATATTGACAATAAATTCTCTCCAAATTTTGGAGCAGGTGTATATTATTACGACGAGCGATTCTATATAGGTCTATCCGTTCCCAATTTCTTAGCTACAAAACATTTTGACGGTGATGCTTCTAGCTCTTCTTTTTTAGCCAAGGAGCGCATGAACTTCTATTTGATAACCGGCTACGTATATAACCTAAATCAAAGATGGCAGTTTAAACCCACGTTATTGATGAAGGCGGTAAACGGTGCTCCGTTACAAGTAGATGTTTCGGCTAATTTTATGTTCAACAATAAATTTATATTGGGAGCAGGCTACCGTTGGGATGCAGCCCTAAGTGCTCTATTTGGTTTTCAAGCATCGGACCAAATATTATTGGGATTAGCCTACGACAGGGAAATAACGGAATTAGGCGGTACTCGCTTTAATGACGGTTCGTTTGAAGTAGTACTCAGATATGAATTCCGTTCACGGTTCGGAAGAAGGACCATAGAACCAAGGTTCTTCTAA